Proteins from a genomic interval of Xiphias gladius isolate SHS-SW01 ecotype Sanya breed wild chromosome 23, ASM1685928v1, whole genome shotgun sequence:
- the LOC120785545 gene encoding endonuclease domain-containing 1 protein-like has product MSQRKMLQFSTGALLLLLPWFGGLVLGEVSSDFSQCLDFFYNKTPPQGITDVGYQPICQRYRNQYRFASLYHRQHREPLYSAYILSPADGKRPNVSWMYEPQLAFSRASPEMKPFHTPLDQNVIESQAMLRDYRNSNFTKGHLNPSMHQKTIEDREATFTLTNIVPQRAGSNSGPWNRLENEMLRKFNAFCEGPMYVITGAMSYESGDHWINNRVSIPEYMWSAYCCPSYKPNLPESARPFFPTYAAVGRNDPNSGEEIVPVDVKARASVRGYDVRRMTLETLEGILRQRLAMPVSLFRGQCQ; this is encoded by the exons ATGTCTCAAAGGAAGATGCTGCAATTCTCCACGGGagctctgcttcttcttctacCCTGGTTTGGTGGCCTGGTCCTTGGAGAGGTCAGCAGTGACTTTTCACAGTGCCTCGATTTCTTTTATAACAAAACTCCACCGCAGGGCATCACCGACGTGGGATACCAACCGATATGCCAGCGCTACAGAAACCAGTACCGCTTTGCCAGCCTGTACCACCGTCAGCATCGTGAACCGCTGTACTCTGCGTACATACTCAGCCCTGCAGATGGCAAACGGCCCAATGTCTCTTGGATGTATGAACCACAG TTGGCATTTTCCCGTGCCAGCCCAGAGATGAAACCTTTCCATACCCCCCTGGACCAGAATGTGATTGAGAGCCAGGCGATGCTTCGGGACTACAGGAACTCCAACTTCACCAAAGGGCATCTCAATCCCAGCATGCACCAGAAGACAATAGAAGACCGTGAGGCCACCTTCACCCTGACTAATATTGTCCCTCAGCGGGCAGGCTCCAATTCTGGCCCCTGGAACCGTCTGGAGAATGAGATGTTGAGAAAATTCAATGCCTTCTGTGAAGGGCCGATGTATGTGATCACCGGGGCCATGTCTTATGAATCTGGAGATCACTGGATTAATAACAGGGTGTCTATTCCTGAGTACATGTGGTCTGCCTACTGCTGCCCATCCTACAAACCTAACCTTCCTGAGTCTGCGCGGCCATTTTTCCCCACATATGCTGCAGTGGGAAGAAATGACCCCAACAGCGGAGAGGAGATTGTGCCAGTTGATGTCAAGGCGAGGGCCTCAGTGCGAGGCTATGATGTGAGGCGGATGACTTTGGAGACTCTGGAGGGCATCCTGAGACAAAGGCTGGCCATGCCCGTCAGTCTGTTTCGTGGGCAGTGTCAGTAA
- the LOC120785345 gene encoding zinc-binding protein A33-like produces the protein MAEASALDELQSELTCPVCLELFRDPVILECGHHFCQRCIIQCWEAKADELSNCPKCRKSCARKLRPNSLLCNVVDSVRRVRAMDTASGTTGWDPEGALEEPEDREPGSSMSSLASSIGHWPRLGMDMCEEHEEKLKLYCEDDQLPICLVCGMSRDHKTHNVIPITEAFENYKDKLSVALERVQLQKEEAALFQKQTNEKILLIKGRAGDLEELVSAEFGRLREFLLEEEERIKEKLQKQKEEKLSQLEEALTQATEQISQLESTADELLLKLREEENPEQLKGIKDFIGGAESLFERPPEVGVDLQSGEFLGPLQYRTWRKMSSIFQPAVTAVTLNPDTAYPCLWVSLCRSSVQVGKIQPNLPNNPERFTRYNIVLGSEAFSSGRHYWEVEVGSKTAWGLGVATASVNRKDEISLCPDDGFWTLVLRDNGNGTSEYEACTDSEDSLLYPSKPPRRVGVYLDYGRGEVAFYDAGNMSHLFTFYDAKFKEPVFPYFNPWPIINGHNWEPLTIVKPNWGDY, from the exons ATGGCGGAGGCCAGCGCACTTGACGAACTCCAGTCGGAGCTGACCTGTCCGGTGTGTCTGGAGCTGTTCCGTGATCCGGTGATCCTCGAGTGCGGACACCACTTCTGCCAGCGGTGCATCATCCAGTGCTGGGAAGCCAAGGCGGACGAGCTGTCGAATTGTCCAAAGTGCAGAAAGTCGTGCGCCCGCAAACTGCGGCCCAACTCGCTCCTGTGCAACGTCGTGGACAGTGTGCGCCGAGTCCGGGCCATGGACACCGCCTCGGGCACAACCGGATGGGACCCGGAAGGCGCGCTGGAGGAGCCGGAGGACCGGGAGCCCGGGTCCAGCATGAGCAGCCTGGCCTCGTCCATCGGGCACTGGCCTCGCCTGGGTATGGATATGTGCGAGGAACATGAGGAGAAGCTGAAGCTTTACTGTGAGGACGACCAGCTCCCCATCTGTCTGGTGTGCGGTATGTCCCGAGACCACAAGACCCACAACGTCATCCCTATTACGGAGGCTTTTGAAAACTACAAG GATAAGCTGTCTGTGGCCCTGGAGAGGGTTCAGCTACAGAAAGAGGAGGCCGCGCTCTTCCAAAAACAGACCAATGAAAAGATCCTCCTCATTAAG ggGAGAGCGGGTGATCTGGAGGAGCTGGTCTCTGCAGAGTTTGGCCGTCTGAGGGAGTTCCTTCtcgaggaggaggagcggaTAAAGGAGAAACTGCAGaagcagaaagaggagaaactCAGCCAGCTGGAGGAGGCGCTCACTCAAGCGACGGAGCAAATCAGCCAACTGGAAAGTACAGCCGACGAGCTTCTCCTCAAACTGAGGGAAGAAGAGAACCCAGAGCAGCTCAAG GGAATCAAAGATTTCATTGGAGG GGCTGAGAGCTTGTTTGAGCGCCCTCCAGAAGTGGGTGTCGATCTGCAGTCAGGAGAGTTTCTGGGACCCCTGCAGTACAGGACCTGGAGGAAAATGAGCTCCATTTTTCAGCCAG cTGTCACAGCCGTGACCCTTAACCCAGACACAGCCTACCCCTGCTTGTGGGTTTCCTTGTGTCGCAGCAGTGTCCAGGTGGGCAAAATCCAGCCCAACCTGCCCAACAACCCAGAGCGCTTCACCCGCTACAACATCGTCCTTGGCTCTGAAGCCTTCTCCTCTGGCAGACACTactgggaggtggaggtgggctCCAAGACTGCGTGGGGTCTGGGCGTGGCCACAGCCTCTGTTAACAGGAAGGACGAGATCAGCCTCTGCCCAGATGATGGATTCTGGACCCTCGTGCTGAGGGACAACGGCAACGGCACCAGCGAGTATGAAGCGTGCACCGATTCAGAGGACAGCTTGTTATATCCCTCCAAACCTCCCAGAAGGGTGGGGGTCTATCTGGACTACGGCCGTGGTGAAGTCGCATTTTACGATGCAGGAAACATGAGCCACCTCTTCACCTTCTATGATGCGAAATTCAAAGAGCCTGTTTTCCCCTACTTTAATCCCTGGCCGATTATCAACGGACACAACTGGGAGCCACTCACCATAGTAAAACCAAACTGGGGAGACTACTGA